The Streptomyces puniciscabiei genome contains a region encoding:
- a CDS encoding SDR family oxidoreductase, translated as MTSQTPLDGKKALVTGGSRGIGAATALRLARQGADVAVTYVNGKEAAEDVVRAVEALGRRAVALRANAADAEEAAGAVGRAAEALAGLDILVNNAAVGLMQPLESLSLADVDRLIAVNIRGMFLAAQAAAALMAPGGRIISVGSCVTHHTPGPGATLYAMSKSAVVGLTKALARELGGRGIAANVVHPGPTDTDMNPADGPFASGQAAMTALGRFGTAEEVASAVAYLAGPEAVYVTGAELSVDGGYAA; from the coding sequence ATGACTTCACAGACACCCCTTGACGGTAAGAAGGCGCTGGTCACCGGCGGTAGCCGGGGTATCGGTGCGGCGACGGCGCTGCGCCTGGCGCGGCAGGGCGCGGACGTGGCCGTGACCTATGTGAACGGGAAGGAGGCGGCGGAGGACGTGGTGCGGGCCGTGGAGGCCCTGGGACGGCGGGCCGTGGCCCTGCGCGCGAACGCCGCGGACGCGGAGGAGGCGGCGGGTGCGGTAGGACGTGCGGCCGAGGCGCTCGCAGGGCTGGACATCCTGGTGAACAACGCGGCAGTCGGGCTGATGCAGCCGCTGGAGAGCCTGTCGCTCGCAGATGTGGACCGCCTGATCGCCGTGAACATCCGCGGGATGTTCCTGGCCGCCCAGGCCGCTGCCGCACTCATGGCACCCGGTGGCCGGATCATCAGCGTCGGCAGCTGTGTCACCCACCACACGCCGGGCCCCGGCGCCACCCTGTACGCGATGAGCAAGTCCGCGGTCGTCGGGCTGACGAAGGCGCTGGCCCGCGAGCTGGGCGGGCGCGGGATCGCGGCGAACGTCGTGCATCCGGGTCCGACCGACACCGACATGAACCCCGCGGACGGTCCCTTCGCGTCCGGTCAGGCGGCGATGACCGCGCTCGGCCGCTTCGGCACGGCCGAGGAGGTGGCGTCCGCGGTGGCCTACCTGGCGGGGCCGGAGGCGGTGTACGTGACGGGAGCGGAGCTCTCCGTGGACGGCGGGTACGCGGCGTGA
- a CDS encoding CGNR zinc finger domain-containing protein: protein MRYSALVSPSNGADGDWSTRHSVLTMARRTAALVNALAEDRPEPGHVAEVLHAYGETGAAELTARDVAQMREAAGRLREVFAAENADQAAAVLNRLLGEHTGSLRLTSHGGGTPWHPHLDHDDDAPWDEWLLASSCLALTVLVWDRQLPPGRICASAACRNVFITQGPGPERRYCSRRCATRERVAAHRRTRSTRPAG, encoded by the coding sequence ATGCGTTACAGTGCGCTCGTGTCCCCCAGCAACGGCGCCGACGGCGACTGGTCCACCCGGCACTCCGTCCTGACCATGGCCCGCCGCACCGCCGCTCTCGTCAACGCGCTCGCAGAGGACCGCCCCGAGCCGGGCCATGTGGCGGAGGTGCTCCACGCCTACGGCGAGACGGGAGCCGCGGAACTCACCGCCAGGGATGTCGCGCAGATGCGCGAGGCCGCGGGCCGGCTCCGGGAGGTCTTCGCCGCCGAGAACGCCGACCAGGCCGCCGCCGTCCTCAACCGCCTCCTGGGCGAGCACACCGGGTCGCTTCGCCTCACCTCGCACGGCGGCGGCACGCCCTGGCATCCCCATCTCGACCACGACGACGACGCTCCCTGGGATGAGTGGCTCCTCGCCTCGTCCTGCCTGGCCCTGACCGTTCTCGTCTGGGACCGCCAGCTGCCGCCCGGCAGGATCTGTGCGTCGGCCGCCTGCCGGAACGTCTTCATCACCCAGGGCCCCGGCCCCGAACGCCGCTACTGCTCCCGGCGCTGCGCGACCCGGGAGCGCGTCGCGGCCCACCGGCGCACCCGCTCCACGAGACCGGCCGGGTGA
- a CDS encoding MFS transporter yields MLRRYAMVRYFAGAMVARVGDEMSGPALMLAGYAVEGSASEASALLAGITVAAAAGGPALGAVLDRRQRPGRLLAVALVLYATGLAVILTGLGRLPFGVTMLIAVLTGLLGPALSGGWTGQLPRVAAGDRLPRANALDAMSFGIASLSGPVLAGGLAEALGTSTAVAVSAALIGSAAPAAWTLPGSGARVPRARPGALIGDLAAGVRVIVGNPRLARATLASVVCCAAQGMLTACAPLLGERVLGGAGRGALLLSCTAVSALVANAVLARFPRRIAPDPVIWAGALIQAGAFALAAAGRPAVLVLALLLAGAAEGPQLTALFAVRHREAPDRLRGQIFTTGASLKITAFAAGAAIAGPLATWSLEATLATAAGVAACAAPAFFAVPLRTGEAAEVSSRPE; encoded by the coding sequence GTGCTGAGGCGTTACGCGATGGTCCGGTATTTCGCGGGAGCGATGGTGGCCCGCGTCGGGGACGAGATGTCGGGACCGGCGCTGATGCTGGCGGGATACGCGGTCGAGGGCTCGGCCTCCGAGGCCTCGGCGCTGCTCGCCGGCATCACGGTCGCGGCGGCGGCAGGCGGCCCCGCGCTCGGGGCGGTGCTCGACAGGCGACAGCGGCCGGGACGGCTGCTGGCCGTGGCGCTCGTCCTGTACGCGACCGGCCTCGCGGTGATCCTCACTGGGCTCGGCCGGCTGCCGTTCGGCGTCACGATGCTGATCGCCGTCCTGACCGGCCTGCTGGGGCCGGCGCTGTCCGGTGGCTGGACGGGCCAACTGCCGAGGGTGGCGGCGGGGGACCGGCTGCCACGGGCCAACGCGCTCGACGCCATGAGCTTCGGCATCGCGAGCCTGTCCGGTCCGGTCCTGGCCGGTGGCCTGGCCGAGGCGCTGGGGACGTCGACGGCCGTCGCGGTGTCGGCGGCGCTCATCGGCTCGGCGGCACCCGCGGCGTGGACGCTTCCGGGGAGCGGCGCGCGGGTGCCGCGGGCGCGGCCCGGTGCCCTGATCGGCGACCTCGCGGCCGGCGTGCGGGTCATCGTGGGAAATCCCCGGCTGGCCCGGGCGACCCTGGCCTCGGTCGTGTGCTGTGCGGCGCAGGGCATGCTGACGGCCTGCGCTCCGCTGCTGGGGGAACGTGTCCTCGGCGGTGCGGGACGCGGCGCGCTGCTGCTGTCCTGTACGGCCGTCTCGGCCCTGGTGGCCAACGCCGTACTGGCACGGTTCCCGCGGCGCATCGCCCCCGACCCGGTCATCTGGGCCGGCGCCCTGATCCAGGCCGGCGCGTTCGCGCTGGCGGCGGCGGGCCGCCCGGCCGTGCTCGTCCTGGCCCTGCTGCTGGCCGGGGCCGCTGAGGGACCGCAGCTGACCGCCCTGTTCGCGGTACGCCACCGGGAGGCCCCCGACCGCCTGCGCGGCCAGATCTTCACCACCGGCGCCAGTCTGAAGATCACCGCCTTCGCGGCGGGCGCGGCGATCGCCGGCCCACTGGCGACCTGGTCCCTTGAGGCAACCCTGGCCACGGCAGCGGGCGTGGCGGCCTGCGCGGCGCCGGCCTTCTTCGCCGTACCACTGCGCACCGGCGAAGCCGCCGAGGTGTCTTCGCGGCCGGAATGA
- a CDS encoding GNAT family N-acetyltransferase, with amino-acid sequence MPEIQLLRPAHASALFAFEQENRAYFAASVPDRGDDYFARFDERHRALLAEQEAGVCYFHVLVGADGEVLGRINLVDVADGGADLGYRIAERAAGRGLATWAVREICGLAAQRYGLTVLRAAARLDNAASRAVLARSGFTVVGETRLSGRPGLTCLRSLADVTAPRGTTATQVPRGNRNPPGTG; translated from the coding sequence ATGCCCGAGATACAGCTGCTCCGTCCGGCTCATGCTTCCGCGCTGTTCGCCTTCGAGCAGGAGAACCGGGCCTACTTCGCCGCGTCCGTCCCCGACCGGGGCGACGACTATTTCGCCCGGTTCGACGAGCGGCACCGTGCGCTGCTCGCCGAGCAGGAGGCCGGGGTCTGCTACTTCCATGTGCTGGTGGGCGCCGACGGCGAGGTGCTGGGCCGGATCAACCTGGTGGATGTCGCGGACGGCGGCGCCGACCTCGGGTATCGCATCGCTGAGCGTGCCGCGGGCCGGGGGCTCGCCACCTGGGCGGTGCGGGAGATCTGCGGCCTGGCCGCCCAGCGCTACGGGCTGACGGTGCTGCGTGCCGCGGCCAGGCTCGACAATGCGGCGTCGCGGGCCGTGCTGGCCCGTTCGGGGTTCACCGTGGTCGGCGAGACCCGGCTCTCCGGTCGCCCCGGACTGACGTGTCTCCGCAGTCTTGCGGACGTCACCGCTCCGCGGGGCACGACGGCTACCCAGGTCCCGCGCGGGAACCGGAATCCACCGGGAACCGGGTGA
- a CDS encoding GNAT family N-acetyltransferase, producing the protein MADTWLTEAGGALAGCVALRLADDAHWLEHFYLDSRLQGRGIGTAVLRLLLERCDDDGTRVRLNALRAIRLYERHGFRVETEDPVDVFMVREPMSADVPTCAVTSAAMWSAPGRDPSR; encoded by the coding sequence ATGGCGGACACCTGGCTGACCGAGGCCGGCGGCGCCCTGGCCGGATGCGTGGCGCTGCGGCTCGCGGACGACGCCCACTGGCTGGAGCACTTCTACCTGGACTCGCGCCTGCAGGGCAGGGGCATCGGAACGGCCGTACTGCGGCTGTTGCTGGAGCGCTGCGACGACGACGGCACCCGGGTCCGGCTGAACGCGCTCCGGGCCATACGGCTGTACGAGCGCCACGGCTTCCGCGTCGAGACCGAGGACCCGGTCGATGTGTTCATGGTCCGCGAGCCGATGTCCGCCGATGTGCCCACATGCGCCGTCACCAGCGCCGCCATGTGGTCCGCACCCGGTCGCGATCCGTCGAGGTAG
- a CDS encoding MerR family transcriptional regulator: MRISELARRAGTTTKAVRYYESLGLITPERLPNGYRDYGEDDVRLVREIRALHRLGIPVERTRPFLECLAAGRAHADDCPASLAGYREAIDELTERIESLTARRATLIANLNAAAHRGSGVVPPGERATAGMDYLTLPADLPVPEDDGAADHLPGMKVPGLALLDTAGRTVHLDAFGPRRTVVYVYPLTGRPGTDLPEGWNSIPGARGCTPESCGFRDHFHDLLEAGAGRVYGLSSQDTDYQREVVERLGLPFDMLSDPDLGLARTLGLPTFEVQGMRLFRRLTLVLRAGVIEHVFHPVFPPNEHAQQVLTWLRQNPL; this comes from the coding sequence ATGAGGATCAGTGAGCTGGCGCGTCGGGCCGGTACGACGACGAAAGCGGTGCGGTACTACGAGTCGCTCGGGCTGATCACACCCGAGCGCCTGCCCAATGGCTACCGGGACTACGGCGAGGACGACGTACGCCTCGTGCGGGAGATCAGGGCGCTCCACCGGCTCGGTATACCCGTCGAGCGCACCCGGCCGTTCCTCGAGTGCCTGGCGGCGGGACGCGCACACGCGGACGACTGCCCCGCCTCGCTCGCCGGCTACCGCGAGGCCATCGACGAACTCACCGAGCGCATCGAGTCCCTGACCGCCCGCCGCGCGACGCTGATCGCCAACCTGAACGCCGCCGCCCACCGGGGCAGCGGCGTCGTACCGCCCGGCGAGAGGGCCACCGCGGGCATGGACTATCTGACACTGCCCGCGGACCTGCCCGTCCCCGAGGACGACGGCGCGGCGGACCATCTGCCGGGCATGAAGGTGCCGGGCCTCGCGCTGCTCGACACGGCGGGCCGAACGGTCCACCTGGACGCGTTCGGCCCCCGGCGCACGGTCGTCTACGTCTACCCGCTCACCGGCCGACCCGGCACCGACCTGCCGGAAGGCTGGAACTCCATCCCCGGAGCCCGTGGCTGCACGCCCGAATCATGCGGCTTCCGCGACCACTTCCACGACCTGCTCGAAGCCGGCGCGGGCCGCGTCTACGGGCTGTCCAGCCAGGACACCGACTACCAACGCGAGGTCGTGGAGCGGCTGGGCCTCCCCTTCGACATGCTCTCCGACCCCGACCTGGGCCTGGCCCGCACGCTCGGTCTGCCCACCTTCGAGGTCCAGGGGATGCGGCTGTTCAGGCGCCTGACACTGGTCCTCCGAGCCGGTGTGATCGAACATGTCTTCCACCCGGTCTTCCCGCCGAACGAGCATGCCCAGCAGGTGCTGACCTGGCTGCGCCAGAACCCTCTGTAG
- a CDS encoding ACT domain-containing protein: MTGETDLQTLLSGMRPELNPGRYVFTMAEGGVPSGVTPVVTVAEQEGLTLVVPQAEADAAGMAYDYVAGWITLRVHSALAAIGLTAAVSRALADAELSCNVVAGFHHDHLFVPYERAEEAVEVLRQLARPSS, encoded by the coding sequence GTGACCGGCGAGACTGATCTGCAGACACTGCTCAGCGGCATGCGTCCGGAACTGAATCCGGGTCGCTATGTCTTCACCATGGCGGAGGGCGGCGTGCCGTCCGGTGTCACCCCCGTGGTGACGGTGGCCGAACAGGAGGGGCTGACGCTGGTCGTGCCCCAGGCGGAGGCGGACGCGGCGGGGATGGCGTACGACTATGTGGCCGGCTGGATCACCCTGCGGGTCCACTCCGCACTGGCCGCGATCGGGCTGACCGCCGCCGTCTCCCGTGCCCTCGCCGACGCGGAGCTGAGCTGCAACGTCGTCGCCGGCTTCCACCACGACCACCTCTTCGTGCCCTACGAGCGGGCCGAGGAGGCCGTGGAAGTCCTGCGGCAGCTGGCCCGGCCTTCTTCCTGA
- a CDS encoding erythromycin esterase family protein — protein MSQDIRDFVTPSCQVLGLGEPTHQEPAFGRIRNELFAQLAERGFRSIALESDRVAALAVNDYVQGGAGSLDALMREGFSHGFGDQDANRRLVSWMRDHNQHRPPAERLAFHGFDAPLENTCAPSPRPYLEHARDYLGLDLDLAALTGDDTRWSRPEAILDHAMSPGATAEAERLRSIADDMHVALYGRAPELIAATSREDWFRARTHLTAGIGLLRYHKQSAQPLEPSPRIAGLLAARDALMAQNLLDIRAIEEQRGATLVFAHNFHLQRNASAWRLEDLSAQWSGAGAIVASLLGERYVCVAGSLGRSAALGLRDPAPDTHEGRLQSRITTWGLEPAVADPAARPRTDTHPRQGYFPLDRATLGAVDAVLHISDGTTAGAPAPG, from the coding sequence ATGAGTCAGGACATCCGAGACTTCGTCACCCCGTCATGCCAGGTCCTGGGACTGGGTGAGCCGACGCACCAGGAACCGGCCTTCGGGCGGATCCGGAACGAACTCTTCGCCCAGCTGGCCGAGCGCGGTTTCCGGTCGATCGCCCTCGAGAGCGACCGCGTGGCGGCGCTCGCCGTGAACGACTACGTCCAGGGAGGAGCCGGAAGCCTCGACGCGCTCATGCGCGAGGGCTTCTCCCACGGCTTCGGGGACCAGGACGCCAACAGGCGGCTGGTCAGCTGGATGCGCGACCACAACCAGCACCGGCCGCCGGCCGAACGCCTGGCCTTCCACGGCTTCGACGCGCCGCTGGAGAACACCTGCGCGCCCAGCCCCCGCCCCTATCTGGAGCACGCGCGTGACTACCTGGGGCTCGACCTCGACCTCGCGGCACTCACCGGCGACGACACACGGTGGAGCCGGCCGGAGGCGATCCTCGACCACGCCATGTCCCCCGGCGCCACCGCCGAGGCCGAGCGACTCCGGTCGATCGCGGACGACATGCACGTCGCGCTCTACGGACGCGCCCCCGAACTGATCGCGGCGACCTCCCGCGAGGACTGGTTCAGGGCCAGGACACATCTCACCGCAGGCATCGGCCTGCTGCGCTACCACAAGCAGTCGGCGCAGCCCCTGGAACCGAGTCCGCGGATAGCCGGCCTGCTCGCCGCCCGCGACGCGCTGATGGCCCAGAACCTCCTGGACATCCGGGCCATCGAGGAGCAGCGGGGCGCGACCCTGGTCTTCGCGCACAACTTCCACCTGCAGCGCAATGCGAGTGCCTGGCGCCTCGAGGACCTCAGTGCGCAGTGGTCGGGTGCCGGCGCCATCGTGGCTTCTCTGCTCGGCGAGCGGTACGTCTGCGTCGCCGGCAGCCTGGGCCGCAGTGCGGCTCTGGGGCTCCGGGACCCCGCCCCGGACACCCACGAGGGCCGCCTCCAGAGCCGTATCACCACCTGGGGCCTGGAACCGGCCGTCGCGGACCCGGCCGCCCGCCCCCGGACCGACACGCACCCGAGGCAGGGCTACTTCCCGCTCGACCGGGCGACACTCGGCGCGGTGGACGCGGTCCTGCACATCAGCGACGGCACGACCGCCGGCGCACCGGCACCCGGCTGA
- a CDS encoding MerR family transcriptional regulator: MSTLRPADLAREHGISTQAVRNYERHGFIPPAERTPSGYRIYTEVHAAALRAYLSLVPAHGYAAAGQIMNALHQDALDEALTIVDRGHGQLLRDRDTLAAVRTAVSHLTAESEAAPAPVRDPGTRTVGELAHHLGVTPATLRNWEDAGILTPARDPATGYRVFGADDIRDAELAHLLRRGGHLLDHIAAVVHQIRTAGGTDALVSSLEAWQNQLTAQGLAMLRAATRLDAYLTHLDPDAGKRLAPGPG; the protein is encoded by the coding sequence GTGAGCACCTTGCGACCGGCCGACCTCGCGCGCGAGCACGGCATCTCGACCCAGGCCGTGCGCAACTACGAGCGGCACGGATTCATCCCGCCCGCCGAGCGCACCCCCAGCGGCTACCGCATCTACACCGAGGTGCACGCGGCAGCGCTCCGCGCCTACCTCTCGCTCGTCCCGGCCCACGGGTACGCGGCCGCCGGCCAGATCATGAACGCCCTTCACCAAGACGCACTCGACGAGGCCCTGACGATCGTCGACCGCGGCCACGGGCAGCTGCTCCGCGACCGGGACACCCTCGCCGCGGTACGTACCGCGGTGTCCCACCTGACGGCGGAGTCCGAGGCCGCCCCGGCTCCCGTCCGGGATCCCGGTACCCGCACGGTCGGCGAACTCGCGCACCACCTCGGGGTCACACCCGCGACCCTGCGCAACTGGGAGGACGCCGGCATCCTCACCCCCGCCCGGGACCCGGCCACCGGATACCGCGTCTTCGGTGCCGACGACATCCGTGACGCCGAGCTCGCCCACCTCCTGCGACGCGGAGGTCATCTCCTGGACCACATCGCCGCCGTGGTCCACCAGATCCGCACGGCGGGCGGCACGGACGCACTCGTGTCCTCACTGGAGGCCTGGCAGAACCAACTCACCGCACAGGGCCTGGCCATGCTGCGCGCGGCCACACGTCTCGACGCCTACCTGACCCACCTCGATCCTGATGCCGGCAAACGCCTTGCGCCTGGGCCGGGTTGA
- a CDS encoding kinase produces the protein MPQVGVGTEQTRLVVLRGNSASGKSSVAAGVRDRFGRGLALVAQDNLRRVVLRERDRPGAANIGLIDTVARYALDACYHVIVEGILYADRYGDMLARLRADHRGPTHGYYLDVPFEESLARHATKPIAGHVGEADLRDWYRQRDLLPGGVETVIGADSTLLETVERIMSDTGLAGLPPRAF, from the coding sequence CTGCCGCAGGTGGGAGTCGGTACCGAACAGACCCGGCTGGTGGTGCTGCGCGGCAACAGCGCCTCGGGCAAGTCGTCCGTCGCGGCGGGCGTCCGCGACCGGTTCGGCCGTGGGCTCGCCCTGGTGGCACAGGACAACCTCCGCCGGGTCGTCCTGCGAGAGCGGGACCGCCCGGGAGCGGCGAACATCGGCCTGATCGACACCGTGGCCCGCTATGCCCTGGACGCCTGCTATCACGTGATCGTCGAGGGCATCCTGTACGCCGACCGCTACGGCGACATGCTCGCCCGGCTGCGCGCCGACCACCGGGGGCCGACCCACGGCTACTACCTCGACGTGCCGTTCGAGGAAAGCCTCGCCCGGCACGCCACCAAGCCGATCGCCGGCCACGTGGGCGAGGCCGACCTGCGGGACTGGTACCGGCAGCGCGACCTGCTGCCCGGGGGAGTGGAGACCGTCATCGGCGCCGACAGCACCCTGCTGGAGACGGTCGAGCGCATCATGAGCGACACCGGACTGGCCGGCCTTCCACCCCGCGCCTTCTGA
- a CDS encoding SDR family oxidoreductase produces the protein MRIFVTGASGWIGSAVVPELIDAGHQVLGLARSEASAAALTALGAEVVRGTVDDLDLLRDAAAASDGVIHLAFKHDIAFGGDFKGAAEADRRAVDVFGEALAGTDRPFVLASGLAGLALGRAATERDTPTPDGSPVHLRAVTAQEALAFAPRGIRSSVVRLSPTCHGEGDNGFMAMLVALAREKGVSAYLGDGANRWPAVHRLDAARLFRLAVEHAPAGSVLHGVAEEGIALRDVAEVIGRHLDVPVVSLPPEAAAGHFGWLAGFYGLDVPASSALTRELLDWKPTRPGLLEDLDKGHYFHAPAADA, from the coding sequence ATGCGCATCTTCGTCACCGGCGCCTCCGGCTGGATCGGATCCGCCGTCGTACCCGAGCTCATCGACGCGGGACACCAGGTCCTCGGGCTCGCCCGCTCCGAAGCGTCCGCCGCCGCGCTCACCGCGTTGGGCGCGGAGGTCGTTCGCGGCACCGTCGACGACCTCGACCTGCTGCGGGACGCGGCCGCCGCGTCGGACGGGGTGATCCATCTCGCCTTCAAGCACGACATCGCCTTCGGCGGCGACTTCAAGGGCGCCGCCGAGGCCGACCGCCGCGCCGTCGACGTCTTCGGCGAGGCGCTCGCGGGCACCGACCGGCCCTTCGTCCTCGCCTCCGGCCTGGCCGGCCTCGCACTCGGGCGGGCGGCGACCGAGCGGGACACGCCCACGCCCGACGGCTCACCGGTCCACCTCCGCGCCGTCACCGCACAGGAGGCGCTCGCGTTCGCCCCGCGCGGCATCCGCTCCTCCGTGGTGCGGCTCTCGCCGACCTGTCACGGCGAGGGAGACAACGGATTCATGGCGATGCTGGTCGCCCTCGCCCGCGAGAAGGGCGTCTCCGCCTACCTCGGCGACGGCGCCAACCGCTGGCCGGCCGTCCACCGCCTCGACGCCGCGCGCCTTTTCCGCCTGGCGGTCGAACACGCCCCGGCCGGATCGGTGTTGCACGGGGTCGCGGAGGAGGGCATCGCGCTCCGTGATGTCGCCGAGGTGATCGGCCGGCACCTCGACGTACCGGTGGTCTCCCTGCCACCCGAGGCGGCGGCCGGGCACTTCGGCTGGCTGGCCGGTTTCTACGGCCTCGACGTCCCCGCGTCGAGCGCGCTGACCCGTGAACTGCTGGACTGGAAGCCGACCCGACCGGGTCTCCTGGAAGACCTGGACAAGGGCCACTACTTCCACGCCCCTGCCGCCGACGCCTGA
- a CDS encoding TetR/AcrR family transcriptional regulator, with protein sequence MGRWEPDARGRLAQAALELYAEHGYEQTTVAQIAKRAGLTERTFFRHYADKREVLFAGAGELEDLIVRAVAGAPEAAVPLDALSAGLEAVAELFADRREFARRRHAVITANAELRERELIKLASMAAALAGTLRGRGVAEPTASLAAEAGVAVFKVAFERWIAPGEERPMRQLIRESLTELKAVASGA encoded by the coding sequence ATGGGTAGATGGGAGCCGGACGCGCGAGGACGCCTGGCGCAAGCCGCACTGGAGCTCTATGCCGAGCACGGCTACGAGCAGACCACCGTGGCCCAGATCGCCAAGCGGGCCGGGCTCACGGAGCGGACCTTCTTCCGGCACTACGCCGACAAGCGCGAGGTCCTCTTCGCGGGCGCGGGTGAACTGGAGGACCTGATCGTGCGGGCGGTCGCCGGTGCCCCGGAGGCAGCGGTGCCGCTCGACGCACTGTCCGCCGGGCTGGAGGCGGTCGCCGAGCTGTTCGCCGACCGGCGGGAGTTCGCGCGCCGGCGCCATGCCGTGATCACCGCGAACGCCGAGCTCCGGGAGCGCGAGCTGATCAAACTGGCCTCGATGGCGGCCGCCCTCGCCGGTACCCTGCGCGGCCGTGGTGTCGCGGAGCCGACCGCGAGCCTCGCCGCCGAGGCGGGGGTCGCCGTCTTCAAGGTCGCCTTCGAACGCTGGATCGCACCGGGCGAGGAACGTCCGATGCGGCAGCTGATCCGGGAGTCACTGACCGAACTGAAGGCTGTGGCCTCGGGCGCCTAG
- a CDS encoding penicillin-binding transpeptidase domain-containing protein codes for MNRAVKIGLAGTCTALLALGGIGIYNIAHSLASGSAGDTGSQDARAFDPSALSSTPPSDAEAVKRARAFLDSWSQQQVDGAAGETDVPGTAAQALRDYADGLHLKKLSFGHLVSVGPSSVTAGATKVTFDVTAQVAGGTWSYPSAVAVLKSTNGHSAVHWNNSVLYPGLTDGQSLTAGTLPAGAGGTKVVASDGKTDLSGFASLRDIAATIGKNAKPTGGTPGTGVAVVDAGGAGVKTLKVFVKGRPAVVRTTIDAGLQAVAERAVQDAHLQQKPAGTVALDWRNGHILAIAHSGDDGDIAINGIKSPGSTMKIITSAALFDKAGLTPSSPAPCTDSLTANSQLFHNDSGVRANPGASLAQAFTVSCNTSFIKDGFHYLVQGGDASALHDEAVNVFGMGSWSIGGGVATTDPSIPPDVQGGDQAAQFIGQGKATATPLFMASVAATVRGGGFQQPVILPEQHQETVARPISARTAGYLQSMMRDVATSGTAAPRLGGLTGVGAKTGTAEEGDHTNGWLTAYNSRISVAALVEGGSSGVDSAGYVVRRLLTGS; via the coding sequence ATGAACAGAGCTGTGAAGATCGGCCTCGCCGGTACCTGCACCGCGCTGCTCGCCCTCGGGGGGATCGGTATCTACAACATCGCGCACAGCCTGGCCTCGGGCTCCGCGGGTGACACGGGCTCCCAGGACGCGCGCGCATTCGACCCTTCGGCGCTGTCGAGCACGCCCCCGTCGGACGCCGAGGCGGTGAAGCGGGCCCGCGCGTTCCTGGACAGCTGGTCCCAGCAGCAGGTGGACGGCGCGGCGGGCGAGACCGACGTACCGGGCACGGCCGCGCAGGCGCTGCGGGACTACGCGGACGGCCTGCACCTGAAGAAGCTGTCGTTCGGTCACCTCGTGTCGGTGGGCCCCTCGTCGGTCACCGCGGGCGCCACCAAGGTCACCTTCGACGTGACCGCTCAGGTCGCGGGCGGCACCTGGAGCTACCCCAGCGCGGTGGCCGTGCTGAAGAGCACGAACGGCCACTCGGCGGTCCACTGGAACAACTCGGTGCTCTATCCCGGCCTGACCGACGGCCAGTCGCTGACCGCGGGCACGCTGCCGGCCGGCGCGGGCGGCACCAAGGTCGTGGCGAGCGACGGCAAGACCGATCTGTCCGGCTTCGCGTCACTGCGGGACATCGCGGCCACGATCGGCAAGAACGCCAAGCCCACGGGCGGCACCCCGGGCACGGGCGTGGCCGTCGTCGACGCCGGCGGAGCGGGCGTGAAGACGCTGAAGGTCTTCGTCAAGGGCCGCCCGGCCGTCGTCCGGACAACCATCGACGCCGGCCTCCAGGCGGTGGCTGAGCGCGCCGTGCAGGATGCCCACCTCCAGCAGAAGCCCGCCGGTACCGTGGCACTGGACTGGCGCAACGGTCACATCCTCGCGATCGCTCACTCCGGCGACGACGGCGACATCGCCATCAACGGCATCAAGTCCCCCGGCTCCACGATGAAGATCATCACCTCGGCGGCCCTCTTCGACAAGGCGGGTCTCACACCGAGCAGCCCGGCGCCGTGCACGGACTCGCTGACGGCCAACAGCCAGTTGTTCCACAACGACTCCGGCGTGCGGGCCAACCCGGGCGCCTCGCTCGCCCAGGCCTTCACGGTGTCCTGCAACACCTCCTTCATCAAGGACGGCTTCCACTACCTCGTGCAGGGCGGCGACGCCTCCGCGCTGCACGACGAGGCCGTGAACGTCTTCGGCATGGGCAGCTGGTCCATCGGCGGGGGAGTCGCCACCACCGACCCGAGCATCCCGCCGGACGTACAGGGCGGCGACCAGGCGGCCCAGTTCATCGGCCAGGGCAAGGCCACCGCCACCCCACTGTTCATGGCGTCGGTGGCGGCCACCGTCCGGGGCGGCGGTTTCCAGCAGCCGGTCATCCTGCCGGAACAGCACCAGGAGACGGTGGCCCGGCCCATCTCCGCCCGTACGGCCGGCTATCTGCAGTCGATGATGCGCGACGTGGCCACCAGCGGCACGGCGGCACCGCGCCTCGGCGGACTGACGGGTGTCGGCGCCAAGACCGGCACCGCGGAGGAAGGCGACCACACCAACGGCTGGCTGACCGCCTACAACTCCCGCATCTCGGTCGCGGCGCTCGTCGAGGGCGGCAGCTCGGGCGTGGACTCAGCGGGGTATGTCGTACGACGGCTGCTGACCGGCAGCTGA